In Prescottella soli, a genomic segment contains:
- the atpA gene encoding F0F1 ATP synthase subunit alpha → MAELTISSDEIRSAIENYTASYSPEASREEVGVVSDTSDGIAHITGLPSAMANELLEFPGGVLGVALNLDATEIGAVVLGDYEHIEEGQEVKRTGDVLSVPVGDGYLGRVVDPLGRPIDGLGDIETTETRALELQAATVLERQPVEEPLQTGIKAIDAMTPIGRGQRQLVIGDRKTGKTAVCVDAILNQKANWATGDPKQQVRCIYVAIGQKGSTIAGVKQALEEQGAMEYTTIVAAPASDSAGFKWLAPYTGSAIGQHWMYQGKHVLIVFDDLTKQAEAYRAISLLLRRPPGREAYPGDVFYLHSRLLERSAKLSDELGGGSLTALPIIETKANDVSAYIPTNVISITDGQVFLESDLFNKGIRPAINVGISVSRVGGAAQTKGMKKVSGSLRLELAQFRELEAFSAFASDLDAASKAQLERGQRLVELLKQDQYSPIAVEDQIISIYLAGEGVFDSVPVGDVRRFESELLEDLHRNAAGVYESIKGGKALDDASITALMAATDKFKQGFLASDGSRVVNEAEAEALDASEVGQEKVTVKRTTVSK, encoded by the coding sequence ATGGCGGAGCTGACGATCTCCTCCGACGAGATCCGTAGCGCGATCGAGAACTACACCGCGAGCTACTCACCGGAGGCCTCCCGCGAGGAGGTCGGCGTGGTGTCCGACACCAGCGACGGCATCGCTCACATCACCGGCCTCCCGTCGGCGATGGCCAACGAGCTGCTGGAGTTCCCGGGCGGCGTGCTCGGTGTGGCCCTGAACCTGGATGCCACCGAGATCGGTGCCGTCGTCCTGGGTGACTACGAGCACATCGAAGAGGGCCAGGAAGTCAAGCGGACCGGCGACGTTCTGTCGGTGCCGGTCGGCGACGGCTACCTGGGCCGCGTCGTGGACCCGCTGGGTCGTCCGATCGACGGCCTCGGCGACATCGAGACCACCGAGACCCGCGCGCTCGAGCTGCAGGCCGCCACGGTGCTGGAGCGTCAGCCCGTCGAGGAGCCGCTGCAGACCGGTATCAAGGCTATCGACGCCATGACCCCGATCGGCCGCGGCCAGCGTCAGCTCGTCATCGGCGACCGCAAGACCGGCAAGACCGCGGTCTGCGTCGACGCCATCCTGAACCAGAAGGCCAACTGGGCGACCGGCGACCCGAAGCAGCAGGTCCGCTGCATCTACGTCGCTATCGGCCAGAAGGGCTCCACCATCGCCGGCGTCAAGCAGGCGCTCGAGGAGCAGGGCGCGATGGAGTACACCACCATCGTCGCCGCCCCGGCCTCCGACTCCGCCGGCTTCAAGTGGCTCGCCCCCTACACCGGTTCGGCCATCGGCCAGCACTGGATGTACCAGGGCAAGCACGTCCTCATCGTGTTCGACGACCTGACCAAGCAGGCCGAGGCGTACCGCGCCATCTCGCTGCTGCTGCGTCGTCCGCCGGGACGTGAGGCCTACCCGGGTGACGTCTTCTACCTGCACTCGCGTCTGCTGGAGCGTTCGGCCAAGCTGTCCGACGAGCTCGGTGGCGGTTCGCTGACGGCCCTGCCGATCATCGAGACCAAGGCCAACGACGTGTCGGCGTACATCCCGACCAACGTCATCTCCATCACCGACGGTCAGGTCTTCCTCGAGTCCGACCTGTTCAACAAGGGCATCCGTCCCGCGATCAACGTCGGTATCTCGGTTTCCCGAGTCGGTGGCGCCGCGCAGACCAAGGGCATGAAGAAGGTCTCCGGTTCGCTGCGTCTGGAGCTGGCTCAGTTCCGTGAGCTCGAGGCCTTCTCGGCCTTCGCCTCGGACCTGGACGCCGCTTCGAAGGCTCAGCTCGAGCGCGGCCAGCGCCTGGTCGAGCTGCTCAAGCAGGACCAGTACTCGCCGATCGCGGTCGAGGACCAGATCATCTCGATCTACCTCGCCGGCGAAGGCGTGTTCGACTCGGTTCCCGTCGGAGACGTGCGCCGCTTCGAGTCCGAGCTGCTCGAGGACCTGCACCGCAACGCTGCCGGTGTCTACGAGTCGATCAAGGGCGGCAAGGCTCTGGACGACGCGTCGATCACCGCTCTCATGGCGGCCACCGACAAGTTCAAGCAGGGCTTCCTCGCTTCTGACGGAAGCCGTGTCGTGAACGAGGCCGAGGCCGAGGCTCTCGACGCCTCCGAGGTCGGCCAGGAGAAGGTCACCGTCAAGCGCACCACTGTCAGCAAGTGA
- a CDS encoding F0F1 ATP synthase subunit delta yields the protein MYAASREALTQTRAALTAALDSVSPGAATAAAAQAGSELFSVVEVLDGQRTLRSALADASTPAAGRQGLARQVFSGKVGAEALAALEAAVGQDWSSSADLLNSLVTLGRESLLRAAAGQNQSDAVEDELFRLGRIVAGNPQLEQVLSDRSTPVAGKRELLSKLLYGKVTAITEALAIQAVGRLKTAPADAFDELSALAAAQRDKAVAHVRSASALSSEQVERLAATLTRTYGKPVTVHVEVEPALLSGMVVRVGHEVIDGSAAGRLAALRKTFK from the coding sequence ATGTACGCAGCGAGCCGTGAAGCCCTGACGCAGACTCGTGCTGCGCTCACCGCGGCGTTGGATTCCGTTTCCCCCGGCGCGGCCACTGCGGCCGCGGCGCAGGCCGGATCCGAGCTGTTCTCGGTGGTCGAGGTTCTCGACGGCCAGCGCACTCTCCGGAGTGCCCTGGCCGACGCGTCCACGCCTGCCGCTGGTCGCCAGGGCCTGGCCCGCCAGGTGTTCTCGGGGAAGGTCGGCGCCGAGGCGCTGGCGGCCCTCGAGGCCGCCGTGGGCCAGGACTGGTCGTCCTCGGCCGACCTGCTGAACTCCCTGGTCACGCTCGGACGTGAGTCCCTGCTTCGGGCTGCGGCCGGCCAGAACCAGAGCGACGCCGTCGAGGACGAGCTCTTCCGCCTCGGTCGCATCGTTGCCGGCAACCCGCAGCTGGAGCAGGTCCTTTCGGATCGTTCGACGCCCGTCGCCGGCAAGCGCGAGCTGCTGTCGAAGCTGCTGTACGGCAAGGTCACCGCGATCACGGAGGCCCTCGCCATCCAGGCCGTGGGTCGCCTGAAGACCGCCCCCGCGGACGCGTTCGACGAGCTGTCGGCCCTTGCTGCGGCTCAGCGAGACAAGGCCGTTGCGCACGTACGTAGCGCCTCTGCGTTGTCGAGTGAGCAGGTCGAGCGGCTCGCGGCGACGCTGACCCGCACCTACGGCAAGCCCGTCACCGTGCACGTGGAGGTCGAACCGGCCCTCCTCAGCGGCATGGTCGTCCGGGTGGGCCATGAGGTCATCGACGGGAGCGCGGCCGGTCGCCTCGCTGCCCTGCGGAAGACTTTCAAGTAG
- a CDS encoding F0F1 ATP synthase subunit B has translation MSTTIALLAAEGEEHNPLLPATYDIVWSIVALVVVGFVFWKLVLPMFQKVLAERTEQIDGGIKRAEEAQVEAKAALEQYHAQLAEARTEAAQIREEARTQGQQIISEMKAQAQEESDRIVAAGHSQLVAQRQQIVTELRADLGKTAVDLAEKVIGESLADDVKRAGTVDRFLNELDAVSADSAAGK, from the coding sequence ATGTCAACCACCATCGCATTGCTCGCGGCCGAGGGGGAGGAACACAACCCCCTCCTGCCCGCGACGTATGACATCGTGTGGTCGATCGTCGCCCTGGTGGTCGTCGGGTTCGTCTTCTGGAAGCTTGTTCTTCCGATGTTCCAGAAGGTTCTCGCCGAGCGCACCGAGCAGATCGACGGCGGCATCAAGCGTGCCGAAGAGGCTCAGGTCGAGGCCAAGGCCGCGCTGGAGCAGTACCATGCCCAGCTCGCCGAGGCTCGCACCGAGGCCGCACAGATCCGCGAGGAAGCACGTACTCAGGGCCAGCAGATCATCTCCGAGATGAAGGCGCAGGCCCAGGAGGAGAGCGATCGCATCGTCGCCGCCGGTCACAGCCAGCTGGTCGCACAGCGCCAGCAGATCGTGACCGAGCTGCGGGCCGACCTCGGCAAGACCGCGGTCGACCTGGCCGAGAAGGTCATCGGTGAGTCGCTGGCCGACGACGTCAAGCGCGCCGGAACGGTCGATCGCTTCCTCAACGAGCTGGACGCAGTCAGCGCCGATTCCGCAGCAGGAAAGTGA
- a CDS encoding ATP synthase F0 subunit C, which translates to MSVALQAVDVLAQTAETKFKGLGAVGYGLAAIGPGVGIGIVVGKAIEGMVRQPEMAGQVRTTMFLGIAFTEALALIGLVAGFIF; encoded by the coding sequence ATGAGCGTTGCGCTTCAGGCAGTCGACGTCCTCGCGCAGACTGCGGAGACCAAGTTCAAGGGTCTCGGTGCGGTCGGTTACGGCCTCGCGGCCATCGGCCCCGGCGTCGGTATCGGTATCGTCGTCGGTAAGGCGATCGAGGGCATGGTTCGTCAGCCCGAGATGGCCGGCCAGGTGCGTACCACGATGTTCCTCGGTATCGCGTTCACCGAGGCCCTGGCGCTGATCGGCCTCGTCGCCGGCTTCATCTTCTAA
- the atpB gene encoding F0F1 ATP synthase subunit A, protein MAAGEYHPPSLDDFYPPAVLFEGTPFELDRLMLIRLLMSAVVALFFIIAMRSPKIVPRGVQNVAEYALDFVRIHIAEDILGKEQGKRFLPIITTIFFIVLASNVASVIPFLNISPNAKIGMPLVLAALAYITFNYVGIKKHGFFKYVRSSVVVPGVPPALHVLLIPIEFLSTFVLRPFTLMVRLMANMLAGHILLVLFFGATQYFFFTSGGFQAIFGVPSILAGVAMTFFELLVIGLQAYVFALLTAVYIDLALHADSH, encoded by the coding sequence ATGGCCGCGGGTGAATACCATCCGCCGTCACTCGATGATTTCTACCCGCCTGCAGTGCTGTTCGAGGGCACCCCCTTCGAGCTCGATCGTCTGATGCTGATCCGTCTCCTGATGTCGGCAGTGGTCGCACTGTTCTTCATCATCGCGATGCGCAGCCCGAAGATCGTTCCGCGCGGTGTCCAGAATGTTGCCGAGTACGCGCTCGATTTCGTTCGGATCCACATCGCGGAGGACATCCTCGGCAAGGAACAGGGCAAGCGCTTCCTGCCCATCATCACGACGATCTTCTTCATCGTGCTGGCAAGTAACGTTGCGAGTGTCATTCCTTTCCTCAATATCTCGCCCAACGCGAAGATCGGGATGCCGCTCGTGCTCGCCGCGCTGGCGTACATCACGTTCAACTACGTGGGTATCAAGAAGCACGGCTTCTTCAAGTACGTCCGGTCCAGCGTCGTCGTTCCCGGCGTCCCGCCTGCGCTGCACGTGCTGCTGATCCCGATCGAGTTCCTCTCGACGTTCGTGCTCCGGCCGTTCACGCTGATGGTCCGACTCATGGCCAACATGCTCGCCGGCCACATCCTGCTGGTGCTGTTCTTCGGCGCCACGCAGTACTTCTTCTTCACCTCCGGAGGGTTCCAGGCGATCTTCGGTGTCCCGTCGATCCTCGCGGGCGTCGCCATGACCTTCTTCGAGTTGCTGGTGATCGGCCTTCAGGCTTACGTCTTCGCGCTGCTCACCGCGGTGTACATCGACCTGGCCCTGCACGCCGACTCGCACTGA